One Helianthus annuus cultivar XRQ/B chromosome 12, HanXRQr2.0-SUNRISE, whole genome shotgun sequence genomic region harbors:
- the LOC110892418 gene encoding extensin-like, translated as MRGRGKGPMRGGPSSAGPSHRRTPSASFSTSDSRDLWGQPFEPSRHSASLSSSPSFHPSFGLLAPHEPQQSHHSQQSHHSQESYHSHHSLQSHSFHHSESLYSPGQFNPADYVNDFLGYNPLVPEDHFSQEMEMDDDPVPEMQTGTPGHPISISSGSPFQGSPYSWPDSFQERMATYDWFFTPSYHGSPAQPPLDDPQLQAVSPPPLPIEEPPQQPPPPPEPPRRRRNARMSVRGGPRFSSPRGSSSYPPIPEDPQLGGPSNAAPEANPPQASYAPSVPPVGFDNPIPTYPDPSGYNPFENPTGYPSDYASQDPYLTAAQYHHLYPSTYPSMHPTVYSGQGYQYPSYQPPPSQQLQQQQQTQEILERLDKVENKAKKNKERHNSFMKGLANLIKGKKK; from the coding sequence ATGCGAGGACGTGGCAAGGGTCCCATGCGTGGAGGACCATCGTCAGCAGGACCATCCCATAGGCGCACTCCATCGGCGTCTTTCTCCACTTCTGATTCTCGTGACTTGTGGGGTCAACCATTCGAGCCATCAAGGCATTCTGCCTCGCTAAGCTCATCACCTTCTTTTCACCCGTCCTTTGGACTACTTGCTCCTCATGAACCCCAACAGTCACATCACTCCCAACAATCTCACCACTCTCAAGAATCTTACCATTCTCATCATTCGTTGCAATCCCACTCGTTTCACCATTCCGAATCTCTATACTCTCCAGGACAGTTCAACCCCGCCGATTATGTCAACGACTTTCTTGGCTATAACCCATTGGTCCCTGAGGACCATTTCTCTCAGGAAATGGAAATGGATGATGACCCCGTTCCGGAAATGCAAACAGGAACCCCGGGTCATCCTATCAGCATATCCAGTGGGTCTCCGTTTCAGGGATCACCATACAGTTGGCCTGACTCATTCCAGGAGAGGATGGCTACCTATGACTGGTTCTTTACACCCTCTTACCATGGCTCTCCAGCCCAACCACCTTTGGACGATCCTCAACTTCAAGctgtctcaccaccaccacttccaATAGAGGAGCCACCGCAGCAGCCACCGCCACCTCCCGAGCCTCCGAGGCGACGGAGGAACGCCCGCATGTCCGTAAGAGGAGGACCCCGTTTCAGTTCTCCTCGTGGTTCGAGTTCCTATCCTCCTATTCCAGAGGACCCCCAGTTGGGTGGACCCTCAAATGCGGCACCGGAGGCTAATCCTCCGCAAGCTTCATATGCACCATCTGTGCCGCctgtgggttttgataacccGATCCCGACGTACCCAGATCCTTCCGGGTACAATCCTTTTGAGAACCCAACAGGATACCCCTCGGATTATGCGTCTCAAGATCCATATCTTACTGCTGCACAATACCATCACCTCTATCCTTCTACTTACCCTTCTATGCATCCTACTGTATACTCGGGTCAGGGTTACCAGTACCCGTCGTACCAGCCGCCTCCTTCCCAGCAACTACAGCAACAGCAACAAACCCAGGAAATCCTGGAAAGGCTAGATAAGGTTGAAAACAAGGCTAAGAAGAATAAGGAAAGGCATAATAGCTTTATGAAAGGCCTTGCGAACCTtataaaagggaagaagaagtag
- the LOC110894064 gene encoding uncharacterized protein LOC110894064, with translation MVVIQQHEHFLTLIDLNPKYPHDEPVYDDEKDLISHQVFQRSCDRCDQKITFFHRYYYKCNQCDYLLHKSCSELPITLEHASHPTHTLSLFQNESQQKCHVCECNILKKQLCYYCSPCTLNICLNCGKNEAHHNTIYHPSHQHPLIPTNREILAMCDACENEHKGVYYQCITCFLPFIHRDCVFGSKRLLIQDGTFDKFFHTHPLILTFGFPKVDQQAKFYPRCRVCDKSFSYKENLWVYKCGKCRYYAHFGCAYLRSETSKSAARRIISEKYDHGVLHLPLSEQNLEKVIDFLFKERNYERSITHDSHEHPLILVEAQCSDITTMTEEDSLCNACLIQIMENTTFYKCKFNGQGCNFVLHEWCTRLPPELKGHKYHQEHTLLLSPNESNKFLCNWFMCRACSHRCNGFAYSCVECDWKIDVWCAFIPHKIKHKSHPNHLLSRNYEYDRPSEDDYCRMCLSGFSERNELSFSCKASEFHLHAGCALLLPETIRHRYDKHPLSLAYSPIENHEGDYFCEVCEEELNPNAWFYHCHECVQSIHTTCAPILIPQSKPYLYGGLKAPALLQKERGIYKPEYHPHRLSFTLGSGHCTKCGDHFWAQYIFECSECKFVIHARCLT, from the exons atggtGGTGATACAACAACATGAACATTTCTTAACTCTTATAGATTTGAATCCAAAATATCCACACGACGAACCGGTATATGATGATGAGAAAGATTTGATTAGCCATCAAGTCTTTCAACGTTCATGTGATCGGTGTGATCAAAAAATCACTTTTTTCCATAGGTATTACTATAAGTGTAACCAGTGTGACTACTTGCTACACAAATCGTGTTCAGAGCTTCCCATAACATTAGAACATGCATCCCATCCTACACATACTCTTTCCCTCTTTCAAAATGAGTCACAACAGAAGTGTCATGTGTGTGAATGTAACATTTTGAAAAAACAACTTTGTTATTATTGTTCTCCATGTACGTTAAACATATGTTTAAATTGTGGTAAGAACGAGGCACACCACAATACTATTTATCACCCTAGCCACCAACACCCGTTAATTCCCACAAATAGGGAGATTTTGGCTATGTGTGATGCTTGTGAGAATGAACATAAAGGGGTATATTATCAGTGTATAACATGTTTTCTTCCTTTTATCCATAGGGATTGTGTTTTTGGTTCCAAAAGGTTGCTAATTCAAGACGGTACATTTGATAAATTCTTTCATACTCACCCACTTATCCTCACCTTTGGATTTCCGAAAGTAGACCAGCAAGCTAAATTTTATCCAAGATGTAGGGTATGCGACAAATCCTTTTCTTATAAAGAAAATCTTTGGGTCTATAAATGCGGAAAATGCAGATATTATGCCCATTTTGGTTGTGCATATTTAAGAAGTGAGACCTCCAAATCAG CCGCAAGACGTATAATTTCAGAAAAATATGATCATGGTGTTCTCCATCTCCCGCTCTCCGAACAAAACCTCGAAAAAGTCATAGACTTCTTATTCAAAGAAAGGAATTACGAGAGGAGCATAACTCATGATAGTCATGAACATCCGCTAATTCTTGTGGAGGCACAATGCAGTGACATTACAACAATGACTGAAGAGGACTCATTATGCAATGCATGCTTGATACAAATCATGGAGAACACGACGTTTTACAAGTGCAAATTTAATGGCCAAGGATGCAACTTTGTTCTCCATGAGTGGTGCACCCGCTTGCCTCCTGAATTAAAAGGCCACAAATATCACCAAGAACACACCCTTCTTCTCTCGCCAAATGAAAGCAATAAGTTTCTTTGCAATTGGTTCATGTGTCGTGCCTGCAGTCATCGTTGCAATGGGTTTGCTTACTCGTGTGTTGAATGTGATTGGAAAATTGATGTTTGGTGTGCATTCATACCtcataaaatcaaacataaatctCACCCAAATCACCTACTTTCAAGAAATTACGAGTATGATAGACCTAGTGAAGACGACTATTGTCGTATGTGTTTGTCCGGTTTCTCGGAGCGCAATGAACTTTCATTCAGTTGCAAAGCTTCTGAATTTCATCTACATGCTGGGTGTGCTTTGTTATTACCAGAGACAATTAGGCACAGGTACGACAAGCACCCGCTGAGCCTAGCTTACTCCCCAATTGAAAACCATGAGGGTGATTATTTCTGTGAAGTTTGCGAGGAGGAACTTAATCCTAATGCTTGGTTCTATCATTGCCATGAATGTGTCCAGTCCATACATACAACTTGCGCTCCAATATTAATACCTCAAAGCAAACCATACCTTTATGGTGGCTTAAAGGCTCCTGCGCTCCTTCAAAAGGAGAGAGGCATTTATAAACCTGAATATCACCCGCACCGTCTTTCATTTACACTAGGAAGTGGTCATTGCACCAAGTGTGGTGACCACTTCTGGGCTCAATATATCTTCGAGTGTTCAGAGTGTAAGTTTGTAATCCATGCAAGATGTTTAACATAG